One window of Trinickia caryophylli genomic DNA carries:
- the rpsT gene encoding 30S ribosomal protein S20: MANSAQARKRARQAAKANSHNSALRSKYRTAIKAVRKAIEAGDQAKAAEVFRLSTKTLDIIADKKIVHKNKAARHKSRLAAAIKALQPAAA; encoded by the coding sequence ATGGCTAACTCCGCACAAGCACGCAAGCGCGCCCGCCAAGCCGCGAAGGCAAACTCGCATAACTCGGCACTGCGCTCGAAGTACCGCACGGCAATCAAGGCTGTTCGCAAGGCGATCGAAGCCGGCGACCAGGCCAAGGCCGCCGAGGTCTTCCGCCTGTCGACCAAAACGCTCGACATCATTGCGGACAAGAAGATCGTTCACAAGAACAAGGCCGCTCGCCACAAGAGCCGCCTCGCTGCCGCCATCAAGGCGCTGCAGCCGGCTGCCGCCTAA
- the argF gene encoding ornithine carbamoyltransferase, translated as MSDKKIRHYLQFNDFSLEDYEYVLERARILKRKFKNYETHHPLHDRTLAMIFEKHSTRTRLSFEAGIFQLGGHAVFMSTRDTQLGRGEPIEDAAQVISRMVDIIMIRTFGQDIIRRFAENSRVPVINGLTNEYHPCQVLADIFTFYEHRGPIAGKTVAWVGDANNMLYTWIEAAHILGFKLRVSTPAGYKLDQSLVAPETSAAYEEFSDPHEACHGADLVTTDVWTSMGFEAENEARKTAFADWCVDVQMMSRANPDALFMHCLPAHRGEEVSAEVIDGPQSVVWDEAENRLHVQKALMEFLLLGKLAH; from the coding sequence ATGTCCGACAAAAAAATTCGCCACTACCTGCAGTTCAACGACTTCTCGCTCGAAGACTACGAGTACGTGCTCGAACGCGCTCGCATCCTGAAGCGCAAGTTCAAGAACTATGAAACGCACCACCCGCTGCACGACCGCACGCTCGCAATGATCTTCGAGAAGCATTCGACGCGCACGCGCCTGTCGTTCGAAGCGGGTATCTTCCAACTGGGCGGCCACGCGGTATTCATGAGCACGCGCGACACGCAGCTCGGCCGCGGCGAGCCGATCGAAGACGCGGCCCAGGTCATTTCCCGAATGGTGGATATCATCATGATCCGCACCTTCGGGCAGGACATCATCCGACGCTTCGCCGAAAATTCGCGCGTACCCGTCATCAACGGGCTCACGAACGAGTATCACCCGTGCCAGGTGCTCGCCGATATTTTCACGTTCTACGAGCACCGCGGGCCGATCGCCGGCAAGACGGTCGCGTGGGTCGGCGACGCCAACAACATGCTCTACACCTGGATCGAGGCAGCCCATATCCTTGGATTCAAGCTGCGCGTGTCCACGCCGGCCGGGTACAAGCTCGATCAGTCCCTCGTCGCCCCCGAAACCAGTGCCGCGTACGAGGAGTTCTCCGATCCGCACGAGGCCTGCCACGGCGCCGATCTCGTGACCACCGACGTCTGGACCAGCATGGGCTTCGAGGCGGAGAACGAGGCGCGCAAGACCGCGTTCGCCGACTGGTGCGTCGATGTTCAGATGATGAGCCGCGCCAACCCCGACGCACTCTTCATGCACTGCCTGCCCGCACACCGCGGCGAGGAAGTCAGCGCGGAGGTGATCGACGGCCCGCAAAGCGTCGTCTGGGACGAAGCGGAAAACCGCCTGCACGTGCAAAAGGCGCTGATGGAATTCCTGCTGCTAGGCAAGCTCGCGCATTGA
- a CDS encoding SirB1 family protein, translating to MTSVLDYFATLVADDDSLPLTETALSLAQDTYPDLDLQGTQAELDELALRLKRRLPDNASLTDKIGSLNRFFFRELGFAGNLNDYYDPDNSHLNVVLKRRRGIPISLAVLYMELGEQIGVPVMGVSFPGHFLLRVTLPEGEVILDPTTGQSLSEAQMVDMLEPYLSHAGDSLGGALRMLLQPATGREIVARMLRNLKAIYLQTERWQRLLGVQQRLVILLPDNIEEVRDRGFAYARLDYLRPALEDLERYLDDRPDAEDATTVESQLHELRQRTNHGDD from the coding sequence ATGACATCTGTACTCGATTACTTCGCCACCCTCGTCGCGGACGACGACAGCCTGCCGCTGACGGAGACGGCGCTCTCGCTCGCGCAGGACACGTACCCCGACCTCGATCTGCAAGGCACGCAGGCCGAGCTCGACGAACTGGCGCTGCGGCTCAAACGGCGGTTGCCGGACAACGCGAGCCTCACCGACAAGATCGGCTCGCTCAATCGCTTCTTCTTTCGCGAACTAGGCTTCGCCGGCAACCTCAACGACTACTACGACCCCGACAACAGCCATCTGAACGTCGTTCTCAAGCGGCGGCGCGGCATCCCGATTTCGCTCGCCGTCCTCTATATGGAGCTCGGAGAGCAGATCGGCGTGCCGGTAATGGGTGTGTCGTTTCCGGGGCACTTCCTGCTGCGCGTGACGTTGCCCGAAGGCGAGGTGATTCTCGATCCCACCACGGGGCAGTCTCTCTCGGAAGCGCAGATGGTCGACATGCTCGAGCCGTATCTGTCGCACGCCGGCGATTCGCTCGGCGGCGCCTTGCGCATGCTGCTCCAGCCCGCCACGGGGCGCGAGATCGTCGCGCGCATGTTGCGCAACCTGAAAGCGATCTATCTGCAGACCGAGCGCTGGCAGCGCCTGCTCGGCGTGCAGCAGCGGCTCGTCATCCTGCTGCCGGACAATATCGAGGAAGTGCGCGACCGCGGGTTCGCATACGCGCGCCTGGACTACCTGCGGCCCGCGCTCGAAGACCTGGAGCGCTACCTCGACGACAGACCCGACGCAGAAGATGCGACGACCGTCGAATCGCAACTGCACGAGTTGCGCCAGCGAACGAATCACGGCGACGATTGA
- the kdsB gene encoding 3-deoxy-manno-octulosonate cytidylyltransferase, translated as MTELSTHSATPFVAVIPARLASTRLPEKPLADIAGKPMVVRVAERARESGATHVLIASDAERVIEAARAHGIDALLTRADHPTGTDRLAEVATHFNWSDETIVVNVQGDEPLIDPALVRDVAAHLAAHPDCAIATAAHPIVDAADVFSPSVVKVVLDARSRALYFSRAPIPWERDAYQPHCSAQAFDVAAMPAPAGAVYRHIGLYAYRARFLRSYPGLAQAPIEQSEMLEQLRAMWHGERIAVLLTEHAPAPGVDTPADLERVRSFFGSKH; from the coding sequence ATGACCGAGCTTTCGACCCACTCGGCGACGCCCTTCGTCGCCGTCATCCCGGCGCGCCTCGCCTCCACGCGCCTGCCGGAAAAGCCGCTCGCAGACATCGCCGGCAAGCCGATGGTCGTGCGCGTGGCCGAACGCGCGCGCGAGTCCGGCGCCACGCACGTGCTGATCGCCTCGGACGCCGAACGTGTCATCGAAGCCGCGCGTGCGCACGGTATCGACGCGCTGCTCACGCGAGCCGATCATCCGACGGGCACCGACCGCCTCGCGGAGGTCGCGACGCATTTCAACTGGAGCGACGAGACGATCGTCGTGAACGTGCAAGGCGACGAACCGCTCATCGACCCCGCCCTCGTGCGCGACGTGGCCGCCCATCTCGCCGCCCACCCCGATTGCGCGATCGCGACGGCAGCCCATCCCATCGTGGACGCCGCCGATGTCTTCAGCCCGAGCGTGGTGAAGGTCGTGCTCGACGCACGTTCGCGCGCACTCTATTTCTCGCGTGCGCCGATTCCCTGGGAGCGCGACGCCTATCAGCCGCACTGCTCGGCGCAGGCCTTCGACGTCGCCGCGATGCCGGCACCCGCGGGTGCGGTATATCGTCACATCGGACTTTATGCCTATCGCGCGCGCTTCCTGCGCAGCTACCCCGGGCTCGCGCAGGCGCCGATCGAGCAGAGCGAAATGCTCGAGCAGCTGCGCGCAATGTGGCATGGCGAACGAATCGCCGTCTTGCTGACCGAGCACGCGCCCGCGCCCGGCGTCGATACGCCGGCCGATCTCGAGCGCGTGCGCTCGTTTTTTGGGTCGAAGCACTGA
- a CDS encoding Trm112 family protein, with protein sequence MDARLLEILVCPICKGPLRYDRAQQELICQADKLAYPVRDGIPVMLVDEARQTVEGTPVEPLDPSGTA encoded by the coding sequence GTGGACGCTCGCCTGCTTGAAATTCTTGTTTGCCCCATCTGCAAAGGTCCACTCCGCTACGATCGCGCGCAGCAGGAACTGATCTGCCAAGCCGACAAACTGGCCTATCCGGTGCGCGACGGCATCCCCGTCATGCTCGTCGACGAAGCACGGCAGACGGTGGAAGGCACGCCCGTCGAGCCCCTCGATCCGAGCGGCACGGCCTGA
- the murJ gene encoding murein biosynthesis integral membrane protein MurJ: MNLIRALLTVSGFTLLSRVTGLIRETLIARAFGASAYTDAFYVAFRIPNLLRRLSAEGAFSQAFVPILAEFKNNQGHDATKALVDAMSTVLAWALAALSVVGMLGAAWVVLGVASGLRAEGGAFALAVAMTRIMFPYIVFISLTTLASGVLNTYGSFSLPAFAPVLLNLSFIAAAVFVAPHLKVPVFALAWAVIVGGVLQFAVQWPGLHKIDMAPRIGLNPFAALAHPGVKRVLVKMVPATFAVSVAQLSLIINTNIASRLGPGAVSWINYADRLMEFPTALLGVALGTILLPSLSKAHVDADSHEYSALLDWGLRVTFLLAAPSALALFFFAEPLTATLFNYGRFDAHSVVMVGRALAAYGVGLIGLILIKILAPGFYAKQDIKTPVKIGVGVLIATQLGNLVFVPVFAHAGLTLSVGLGACVNALLLFAGLRRRGIYSPSHGWALFFAQLAGASLVLAGAMHWAAVNFDWTGLHARPLARIALLGACIVLFAALYFGMLGLMGFKYAYFRRRAK; the protein is encoded by the coding sequence ATGAATCTGATCCGAGCCCTGCTGACGGTCAGCGGTTTCACGCTGCTTTCGCGCGTGACCGGCCTGATCCGCGAGACGTTGATCGCGCGCGCTTTTGGTGCAAGCGCCTACACCGACGCATTCTACGTCGCTTTCCGCATTCCCAACCTGCTGCGGCGCCTGTCCGCCGAGGGGGCGTTTTCGCAGGCCTTCGTGCCGATCCTCGCCGAGTTCAAAAACAACCAGGGGCACGACGCGACGAAAGCGCTCGTCGATGCCATGTCGACCGTCCTCGCCTGGGCGCTGGCGGCGCTCTCGGTCGTAGGCATGCTGGGTGCCGCGTGGGTCGTGCTCGGCGTTGCCTCGGGCCTGAGAGCCGAAGGGGGCGCTTTCGCGTTAGCCGTTGCGATGACGCGGATCATGTTTCCATACATCGTCTTCATCTCGCTCACGACGCTGGCGTCCGGCGTGCTCAACACCTATGGCAGTTTTTCGCTGCCGGCGTTTGCGCCGGTGTTGCTCAACCTTTCCTTCATCGCCGCGGCCGTATTCGTCGCGCCGCATCTGAAGGTGCCCGTATTCGCGCTCGCGTGGGCCGTTATTGTGGGCGGCGTGCTGCAATTCGCCGTGCAATGGCCCGGTCTGCATAAGATCGACATGGCTCCGCGCATCGGTCTGAACCCGTTTGCCGCGCTCGCGCACCCCGGGGTCAAGCGCGTGCTCGTGAAGATGGTGCCGGCCACGTTCGCCGTTTCGGTCGCGCAACTGAGCCTCATCATCAATACCAACATCGCGTCGCGGCTCGGCCCCGGCGCCGTGTCGTGGATCAACTACGCCGACCGCCTCATGGAATTTCCGACGGCGCTGCTCGGCGTGGCGCTGGGCACGATTTTGCTGCCGAGCCTGTCGAAGGCGCATGTCGATGCCGATTCGCATGAGTATTCGGCGCTGCTCGACTGGGGCTTGCGTGTCACGTTCCTGCTCGCGGCCCCGAGCGCGCTCGCGCTCTTTTTCTTCGCGGAACCGCTCACGGCCACGCTCTTCAACTACGGCCGCTTCGATGCGCATTCGGTCGTGATGGTAGGGCGCGCGCTGGCTGCTTACGGGGTCGGCCTCATCGGCCTCATCCTGATCAAGATCCTGGCGCCGGGCTTCTACGCGAAGCAGGACATCAAGACGCCCGTGAAGATCGGCGTGGGCGTACTGATTGCGACACAGCTCGGCAACCTCGTTTTCGTGCCGGTATTCGCGCACGCCGGGCTCACGCTCAGCGTCGGGCTCGGCGCTTGCGTCAATGCGCTGTTGTTGTTCGCCGGATTGCGCCGGCGCGGCATCTACTCGCCGTCGCATGGATGGGCGCTCTTTTTCGCGCAGCTTGCCGGCGCGTCGCTCGTGCTCGCTGGCGCGATGCATTGGGCCGCAGTGAACTTCGACTGGACGGGCCTGCATGCACGGCCGCTCGCGCGCATCGCGCTGCTCGGCGCCTGCATTGTGCTGTTCGCCGCACTATATTTCGGTATGCTCGGGCTGATGGGATTCAAATACGCGTACTTCAGAAGGCGTGCCAAGTGA
- the adk gene encoding adenylate kinase: MRLILLGAPGAGKGTQANFIKEKFGIPQISTGDMLRAAVKAGTPLGVEAKRFMDAGELVPDALIIGLVKERLLEADCANGYLFDGFPRTLPQAEAMKQAGVAIDYVLEIDVPFDEIVTRMSGRRTHAASGRTYHVKFNPPKVEGKDDLTGEPLVQRDDDKEETVKKRLDVYVAQTKPLVDYYRQWAERGPENGLEAPAYRRISGLGSVDEIRQRVFEALK; this comes from the coding sequence ATGCGTTTGATCCTGTTGGGTGCACCCGGCGCCGGAAAGGGCACTCAGGCGAACTTCATCAAGGAAAAATTCGGGATTCCGCAGATTTCGACCGGTGACATGCTGCGCGCGGCGGTCAAGGCCGGCACGCCGCTTGGCGTCGAGGCGAAGCGATTCATGGATGCCGGCGAACTCGTGCCGGATGCGCTCATCATCGGCCTCGTGAAAGAACGCCTGCTCGAAGCCGATTGCGCCAACGGTTACCTCTTCGACGGTTTTCCGCGCACGCTGCCGCAGGCAGAAGCGATGAAGCAGGCCGGCGTCGCCATCGATTACGTGCTCGAGATCGACGTGCCGTTCGACGAGATCGTCACGCGCATGAGCGGCCGGCGTACGCACGCGGCTTCGGGCCGCACCTATCACGTCAAGTTCAACCCGCCGAAGGTCGAAGGCAAGGACGACCTGACGGGCGAGCCGCTCGTGCAGCGGGACGACGACAAGGAAGAGACCGTCAAGAAGCGTCTCGATGTCTACGTTGCGCAGACGAAGCCGCTTGTCGACTATTACCGGCAATGGGCCGAGCGCGGCCCCGAGAACGGCCTCGAGGCGCCGGCATACCGCCGGATCTCCGGCCTCGGCTCCGTCGACGAAATTCGTCAGCGTGTGTTCGAAGCGCTGAAGTAA
- the sodB gene encoding superoxide dismutase [Fe], with translation MEHTLPPLPFAKNALAPHMSEETLEFHYGKHHQAYVTNLNNLIKGTEFENLQLEEIVKKSSGGIFNNSAQIWNHTFFWNSLSPNGGGAPAGALGDAINQKWGSYDAFKEAFSKAAVGNFGSGWTWLVKKSDGSLDIVSTSNAATPLTTSDKPLLTIDVWEHAYYIDYRNARPKFVEAFWNIVNWDFAAKNFA, from the coding sequence ATGGAACATACGCTCCCTCCGCTGCCGTTCGCCAAGAACGCGCTTGCTCCGCACATGTCGGAAGAGACGCTCGAATTTCACTACGGCAAGCATCATCAGGCTTACGTCACGAATCTGAACAATCTCATCAAGGGCACCGAGTTCGAAAACCTGCAGCTCGAAGAGATCGTCAAGAAGTCGTCGGGCGGCATCTTCAACAACTCGGCGCAAATCTGGAATCACACTTTCTTCTGGAACAGCCTGTCGCCGAACGGCGGCGGAGCACCGGCGGGCGCGCTCGGCGATGCGATCAACCAGAAGTGGGGCTCCTACGATGCCTTCAAGGAAGCGTTCTCGAAGGCTGCCGTCGGCAACTTCGGCTCGGGCTGGACGTGGCTCGTGAAAAAATCGGACGGTTCGCTCGATATCGTTTCGACGAGCAACGCCGCCACGCCGCTCACCACGAGCGACAAGCCGCTCCTCACCATCGACGTCTGGGAACACGCGTACTACATCGATTACCGCAACGCGCGTCCGAAGTTCGTGGAAGCATTCTGGAACATCGTGAATTGGGACTTTGCGGCGAAAAACTTCGCATAA
- a CDS encoding DUF2975 domain-containing protein, with protein MNSDRLTRYSQRMAAVTLCFAAGMLVLNAACWLFPQLTSAAGGHGLGFGLTNGLIKSLGTDVTKFPWWQKLGAIVLSSLPLLVLAHGLAHLRLLFRAYGRRQYFSRAASNHLGKVARAVWLWVLADLICEPLLSVWLTLREPVGHRVVTLSIGSSDIVALFLAASIAVIAHILREASEMDAEHRLFV; from the coding sequence TTGAACTCGGACCGCCTGACCCGATACAGTCAACGCATGGCCGCCGTCACACTGTGTTTCGCCGCAGGCATGCTGGTGTTGAATGCGGCCTGCTGGCTTTTCCCGCAATTGACCTCCGCCGCCGGCGGCCATGGGCTCGGATTCGGGCTGACGAACGGGCTGATAAAGAGCCTGGGCACGGACGTCACGAAGTTTCCGTGGTGGCAAAAGCTCGGCGCGATCGTGCTGTCCAGCCTGCCGCTGCTCGTACTCGCGCACGGCCTCGCGCACCTGCGGCTGCTCTTTCGCGCGTATGGCCGCCGGCAGTACTTTTCCCGCGCCGCGTCGAATCATCTCGGGAAGGTGGCGCGCGCGGTATGGCTGTGGGTATTGGCCGATCTGATCTGCGAGCCGCTGCTGAGCGTATGGCTCACGCTGCGCGAGCCCGTGGGGCACCGCGTCGTCACGCTCAGCATCGGTTCGTCCGATATCGTCGCGCTCTTTCTCGCCGCAAGCATTGCCGTCATAGCGCACATCCTGCGCGAAGCGAGCGAGATGGACGCCGAGCATCGGCTCTTCGTCTGA
- a CDS encoding DUF3579 domain-containing protein gives MAEAPFTEYFIQGITKDGRKFRPSDWSERLAGVMACYGPGVRGPNARLQYSRYVRPTMLGDLKCVILDSRLREIEPMAFDFVMNFAKDNGLVVTEACELPDDHAATRRAG, from the coding sequence ATGGCCGAAGCACCCTTCACCGAGTATTTCATTCAGGGCATCACCAAGGACGGAAGGAAATTTCGGCCGAGCGACTGGTCGGAACGTCTCGCTGGTGTAATGGCCTGCTATGGTCCCGGTGTCAGAGGGCCCAACGCCCGTCTTCAGTACTCCCGCTACGTCCGTCCGACGATGCTCGGCGATCTCAAATGCGTCATTCTGGATTCGCGCCTGCGCGAGATCGAGCCGATGGCTTTCGATTTCGTCATGAACTTCGCGAAGGACAACGGCCTCGTCGTTACCGAGGCCTGCGAGTTGCCGGACGATCACGCCGCCACCCGGCGCGCAGGCTGA
- the lpxK gene encoding tetraacyldisaccharide 4'-kinase, with protein sequence MKRTRLADRFTSRIEALVAREWQRRGLLAWALLPAAGVFAALAALRRASFARGWRATVRVGAPVVVVGNVTVGGTGKTPTVIALVEALRSAGFAPGVISRGYGAKLSLPRAVTAISRPDEAGDEPLLIARCTGVPVWVSPDRVAAAQALLAAHRDVDVLVSDDGLQHYRLGRDVELVVFDQRLGGNGFLLPAGPLREPLSRRRDATLVNDPFSHVLPAWPNTYALSLSPGDAWHLGEPSLRRPLSQFAGQRVLAAAGIGAPERFFATLRAAGLAPETLPLPDHYAFREDPFAQAEADAILVTEKDAVKLGASRDARIWVVPVEAALPGRLIALVVEKLRGRSPA encoded by the coding sequence ATGAAACGCACCCGCTTGGCCGACCGATTCACCTCGCGCATCGAAGCGCTCGTCGCGCGCGAGTGGCAGCGGCGCGGCCTGCTCGCATGGGCCCTGCTGCCCGCCGCCGGGGTTTTCGCCGCACTGGCCGCGTTGCGCCGCGCGAGCTTCGCGCGTGGCTGGCGCGCTACCGTGCGCGTCGGGGCGCCCGTCGTTGTGGTCGGCAACGTCACGGTTGGCGGCACGGGCAAAACACCGACCGTCATCGCGCTCGTCGAGGCACTGCGCTCGGCGGGCTTCGCGCCGGGTGTCATTTCGCGCGGCTACGGCGCGAAGCTCTCGTTGCCGCGGGCCGTGACGGCCATTTCACGCCCGGACGAAGCTGGCGACGAGCCGCTTTTGATCGCCCGCTGCACCGGCGTGCCGGTCTGGGTTTCGCCCGATCGCGTGGCGGCAGCCCAGGCGCTGCTCGCAGCGCACCGCGACGTCGACGTGCTGGTCAGCGACGACGGTTTGCAACACTACCGGCTCGGTCGCGACGTCGAACTCGTCGTGTTCGATCAGCGGCTCGGCGGCAACGGCTTCCTGCTGCCGGCCGGCCCACTGCGCGAGCCGCTTTCGCGCCGACGCGACGCGACGCTCGTCAACGATCCGTTCAGCCACGTGCTGCCGGCATGGCCGAACACCTACGCACTGTCGCTATCGCCCGGCGACGCCTGGCATCTCGGCGAGCCGAGCCTGCGCCGTCCGCTTTCGCAATTCGCCGGCCAGCGCGTGCTCGCCGCGGCCGGCATCGGCGCGCCCGAGCGGTTCTTCGCCACGCTGCGCGCCGCGGGCCTTGCACCCGAAACGCTGCCGCTGCCGGACCACTACGCGTTTCGCGAAGATCCGTTCGCACAGGCCGAGGCGGACGCGATCCTGGTCACCGAAAAGGATGCAGTAAAATTGGGCGCTTCGCGCGACGCGCGCATCTGGGTCGTACCCGTCGAAGCCGCGTTGCCTGGCCGCCTCATCGCTCTCGTTGTGGAGAAACTCCGTGGACGCTCGCCTGCTTGA
- a CDS encoding helix-turn-helix domain-containing protein yields the protein MPIVIRLDVMLARRKVKSKDLAAAVGITEQNLSLLKQGKVKGIRLATLDAICAYLNCQPGDLLEREPGPAPAAEDA from the coding sequence ATGCCCATCGTCATTCGTCTCGACGTCATGCTCGCGCGGCGCAAGGTCAAATCGAAGGATCTGGCTGCCGCCGTGGGTATCACCGAGCAAAATCTTTCGCTGCTCAAGCAAGGCAAGGTGAAAGGTATTCGCCTCGCCACGCTCGATGCCATCTGCGCATATCTGAACTGCCAACCCGGCGACCTGCTGGAACGCGAACCCGGTCCGGCTCCGGCCGCCGAAGACGCATGA
- the xseA gene encoding exodeoxyribonuclease VII large subunit: protein MHTRSSFSSSGTGSPASGPFDGDVAVPVSTLNRAIGTMLERSFPLVWVAGEVSNFTRAASGHWYFSIKDAQAQMRCVMFRGRAQYAEFMPREGDKIEVRALVTMYEPRGELQLNVEAVRRTGLGRLYEAFLRLKTQLEAEGLFAAERKRALPAHPRAIGIVTSLQAAALRDVLTTLARRAPHIRVVVYPAPVQGAGAGEKLAAMVAAANARREVDVLIVCRGGGSIEDLWAFNEEVLARAIAASELPVISGVGHETDVTIADFAADVRAPTPTGAAELVSPQRALLLRELDQHRAAIARGFGRLMERRAQQVDWLARRLVSPAERLRRQQAHLDQLRARLVSAGQRPVREARARLALARLRWQRWRPDLDNRRQVLSGWAARLDSTFARQHERRAAGVATLAARLEVLSPRRTLERGYAALLDGDTGRAVRAPQTLARTRRYTVHLAEGAADVTFSDVQPRLTDGF from the coding sequence ATGCATACGCGATCTTCATTTTCCTCGTCCGGCACGGGTTCTCCCGCCTCCGGGCCGTTCGACGGCGACGTCGCCGTTCCCGTCTCGACGCTCAACCGGGCGATCGGAACGATGCTCGAACGTTCGTTTCCACTCGTGTGGGTGGCGGGCGAAGTATCGAACTTCACGCGGGCCGCGAGCGGCCATTGGTATTTTTCGATCAAGGATGCGCAGGCGCAGATGCGCTGCGTGATGTTCCGTGGCCGCGCGCAGTATGCCGAGTTCATGCCGCGCGAGGGCGACAAGATCGAAGTGCGAGCGCTCGTGACGATGTACGAGCCGCGCGGCGAGCTGCAACTGAACGTCGAGGCGGTACGGCGCACGGGACTGGGGCGGTTGTACGAGGCTTTTTTGCGCCTCAAGACGCAGTTGGAGGCCGAAGGTCTTTTCGCCGCCGAGCGCAAGCGCGCGCTTCCCGCGCATCCGCGCGCGATTGGCATCGTCACCTCGCTGCAGGCGGCTGCGTTGCGCGATGTGCTGACGACGCTTGCGCGCCGGGCGCCGCACATTCGCGTCGTCGTCTATCCCGCCCCCGTACAGGGCGCGGGGGCGGGCGAGAAACTGGCGGCGATGGTCGCGGCGGCCAATGCGCGCCGCGAGGTCGACGTGCTGATCGTTTGCCGCGGCGGCGGCTCGATCGAGGATCTGTGGGCCTTCAACGAGGAGGTGCTGGCGCGCGCGATCGCGGCGAGCGAACTTCCCGTGATCTCGGGCGTCGGACACGAGACCGACGTGACGATCGCCGATTTCGCCGCCGACGTGCGCGCGCCGACGCCGACGGGCGCGGCCGAACTGGTGAGCCCGCAGCGCGCGCTGCTCTTGCGCGAGCTCGACCAGCACCGCGCCGCGATTGCGCGCGGCTTCGGCCGCCTCATGGAGCGCCGCGCGCAACAAGTCGACTGGCTCGCCCGCCGGCTCGTGAGCCCGGCCGAGCGGTTGCGGCGGCAGCAAGCCCACCTCGATCAACTGCGCGCGCGTCTGGTATCCGCGGGGCAGCGGCCCGTGCGCGAGGCTCGTGCACGTTTGGCGCTCGCACGCCTGCGCTGGCAGCGCTGGCGTCCCGACCTCGACAACCGCCGGCAGGTGTTGAGCGGATGGGCGGCGCGCCTCGACAGCACGTTCGCGCGACAGCACGAGCGCCGCGCGGCCGGCGTGGCAACGCTCGCGGCGCGCCTCGAGGTGCTGAGCCCGCGGCGCACGCTCGAGCGCGGCTACGCGGCGTTGCTCGATGGCGATACGGGGCGAGCGGTGCGAGCGCCGCAAACTCTTGCGCGTACGCGGCGCTACACCGTTCATCTTGCCGAGGGCGCGGCCGACGTGACGTTCTCGGATGTGCAGCCGCGCTTGACCGATGGCTTCTAG
- a CDS encoding SDR family NAD(P)-dependent oxidoreductase, which translates to MEIRGNAFLITGGASGLGAATARLIAEHGGKVVLADLNETSGQALAAELGGAFVRCDVSREEDATRAVEAATALGTLAGLVNCAGVAPAAKTVGKEGPHPLELFRRTVEINLIGTFNVLRLAAAAMAKNAPNAAGERGVIVNTASVAAFDGQVGQAAYAASKSGVAGMTLPLARDLSRNGIRVMTIAPGIFETPMLLGMPKEVQDSLGAMVPFPPRLGKPAEYAMLVKQIFDNAMLNGEVIRLDGAIRMQPK; encoded by the coding sequence ATGGAGATTCGCGGCAACGCATTTTTGATCACCGGTGGCGCATCGGGCCTGGGGGCCGCGACGGCTCGCCTCATCGCCGAGCATGGCGGCAAGGTCGTGCTCGCCGACCTGAACGAGACGTCCGGGCAAGCGCTCGCGGCAGAACTCGGCGGCGCGTTCGTCCGGTGCGACGTGAGCCGCGAGGAAGACGCGACGCGAGCAGTCGAAGCCGCAACGGCGCTCGGCACGCTCGCCGGCCTCGTCAATTGCGCTGGCGTCGCCCCCGCCGCGAAAACGGTCGGCAAGGAAGGCCCGCATCCGCTCGAGCTGTTCCGCCGCACGGTCGAAATCAACCTGATCGGCACCTTCAACGTACTGCGGCTCGCGGCCGCGGCCATGGCAAAGAATGCGCCGAACGCGGCCGGCGAGCGCGGCGTCATCGTCAACACCGCCTCGGTGGCCGCATTCGACGGCCAGGTCGGCCAAGCCGCCTATGCCGCGTCGAAGAGCGGCGTGGCCGGGATGACGCTACCGCTCGCGCGCGATCTTTCACGCAACGGCATTCGCGTCATGACCATCGCGCCCGGCATCTTCGAGACGCCGATGCTGCTCGGCATGCCGAAGGAGGTACAGGATTCGCTCGGCGCGATGGTCCCCTTCCCGCCGCGGCTCGGCAAGCCGGCCGAGTACGCGATGCTCGTCAAGCAGATCTTCGACAACGCGATGCTCAACGGTGAAGTGATCCGGCTCGACGGCGCCATCCGCATGCAGCCGAAATAA